Within Mucilaginibacter inviolabilis, the genomic segment TTACCGAGATCACCAAAGCACAGTTACTGGTTTGGCGTTTAGGAGTACTCAAAAATGAAGGCCGGGCAACGCCTGCTCAAATATCTATGGCCAAACGTAACAGCGTGGAAACCGCTATTAACATTGCTCGTGAAGCCCGCCAGATGCTGGGTGGCATGGGTATTACCGGCGAGTATTCTATTATGAGACACATGATGAACCTCGAGTCGGTGATTACCTATGAAGGTACGCATGATATTCACCTGCTGATAACCGGTATGGATATTACCGGAGAGGATGCGTTTAAATAAACATTGTTAGAACTCGAATTTTAAGAATTTAAGAATTGCCAGAATTGATCTAAAATTCCACTAATTCTTAAATTCTTAAAATTCGAGTTCAGATATATTCTACTATTCTACCGATAAAAATTCCCCGTACCATCTCCCAGATGCCTTAACAATACGTTGTTGGCTGTCATGATCTACGTAGATGATTCCGAAGCGGGGATGATAGCCTTCGGCCCATTCAAAATTATCAGTCAACGTCCAGATAAAGTAACCATTTACTTTGCAGCCTTCATTTTTGGCCTTTAAAACCTGGCGTATATAATTCTGAAGATAGTGCAAACGTTGAGGGTCATCAACTTTGCCTTCATTCACCACATCCGGAAAAGCGGCGCCATTTTCGGTAACGATAATGCTTTTTATCTGCGGGTAAGCATCAAATTTTTTGATCATATGATAAATAGACGGCGGATGAACTTCCCAGCGCATAGCCGTAAGCTGCTCAACTTTTCTATCCTCGGCCTTTACCATTTTGGCGTTGATGTAAGGTGTAAAAAAGGAGTATTTTACAATTTCGCGGGTATAATTCTGAATGCCTATAAAGTCAAAATCAAAATGCATGTTATCTTCATCGCCCGGCAGTACATATTTCTGGATGGTCTTCAGTATTGGTAACTCCTTTACAGGGTAGCCCATGCCTAAAATAGGTTCAATAAATAACCGGTTTATCAGGGCATCAGCTCTTACTGCGGCAGCAACATCGCGTGGTTTATCGGTAGCGGGTTCAATTTGCGAACAGGAAAATGTAGTACCTATTTGTGCTCCGGGTACTAATTCCCTCAATATTTTAGCACCGGTAGTTATACTGAGAACTACATGATGTATGGCCGGGATAAAATTCCGGATGCCGCTTCTGCCGGGAGCGTGGATGCCAAAAAAGTACCCGGCTCCTGTAAAAACAACAGGTTCATTCATCACCATCCAATGTTTTACACGGTCGCCAAAGCTTTGGGCGCACAGGGTCGTAAATTCACTGAACCAGCCGATAACTTCGCGGTTTGTCCAGCCTCCTTTTTGCTCCAGTATCTGCGGCAAATCCCAATGATAAACGGTAATCCATGGCTCTACCCCTTTTTCAAGGCAATAATTGATAACCCGGTTATAATAATCAATACCTGCCTGGTTTACTTCGCCGGTACCGTTGGGTAAAAGACGCGACCAGGATATGGAAAACCGGAAATTAGGGATATGAAGCTGTTTGATGAGGTCTATATCCTCTTCATACCGGTTATAAAAGTCGCAGGCTGTACGGGCATGATCGGCATTGAGTATTTTACCTTTTTTATTAGTAAAAGCATCCCATACAGATTCGCCTTTGCCATCAGCGTCATGTGAACCCTCTATCTGAAATGCAGCGGTTGAAACGCCCCAGGCAAAATCGGGGCCAAAGAGTTGTTGTTGGAGTGGAGTATCGAGATCAGTTAGTTCCATTAAATTGAGCTACGCAAAGCCCAAAATTGCGATTATATTTATGAAAGAAAAATTTAACGGACAACTTAATGTATGAAAGATGATCTCATACTTTTCAGGATCATCCATTCGCGAACACTGCTGATCAACCTTGAAAAAATGGTGATGAATTTCATAACTATGTTTTTAAATATATAGTTAAAGGTAACATACTGGTATAACCTTATTGTAACAGTTATATTATCATATTATTAAACCCCGTTATTGTACGGTATTAATCAATACGTATGTTTTACTTAAAGTTAGTAAATTATTGTGAAACAAGTACTTATTTTAAGGAATAAGTTTTAAATGATTTACGCTTTGAAATAAACAGGATAAAAACAGATAAAATTCTGATTTTGAGTTTTGCAATTTAAGCTGGATACTTGTTTATCGTTATCTCTCATCTCATGAAAACTCACTTTATTAAACTGTTCAATTATAACCGTTTTGCCAATGATCTGTTATTGAAAGCCATAACTGATGCTCATGTGCCTCCTAAACCATTACAGCTTTTTGCGCATTTGTTAACGGCCGAGCAGGTTTGGTACGACCGCTGCCATGGCTTGCCCAATAAATTTACCAGTCCCTGGTTTGATTATACTATTGAAGAGTGCACGCAGCTTGTTCCGGAGTGCCACGATCGATGGATAAGCTATTTAAATGACTTAACCAACGCCGATTTTGATAGATTGATCAAGTATCAGAATTTTAGAGGCGACTATTTTCAGGACTCCCTGGCCGATATATTAACCCATGTAATTAACCACGGTACACATACCAGGGCACAGATTGGTCAGCAGCTGAGATTAGCCGGTGCAGAAAGTTTACCTATTACTGACTATAGCTATTATTTAAGATTGCTGAGAAGCGACATTTAACCTGTTTATTTGCCATATTTGCCAATACATACTTCTATCAAGAAAAAGACCTATGAAACCATCATGAGCTAAGAGCCCATGACAGCTTCATTACCTTAAAAAAACAAAATACTCTAATGAAAAAAATTAGTTTAGTGATTTTAACAGCTGTTGCTTTATGCAGCTGTGGAGATAATAAAAAACAGGAAAAATTACTTTTAGACAGTGTTATTGCTATTCATGATAAGGTAATGGGCAGCGACGAGCAATTGATGAAAAATAAAATGATCCTGGACAGTATTATCAAAAAAGCTCCTACTACTCTTAACCTCGATTCAGCCAAACTGTATCTGAAAATTGTTGATGATGCTGATAACGCAATGAGCGATTGGATGCATAAGTTTGACGCCGAGAATAAAGGTAAATCGCATCAGGAAATCATTGATTATTTAACCGATCAGAAAAAAAAGATAGTGGTTATTGATTCGCAGATAAATAAAGCGGTTACTATTTCTAATAAATACCTCAATACAATCCCTAAAAAATGAAAAACCTCATCTGTGCATTTATCATTATAGCATTTTACAGCGCCTGTAAACCAGGTAATACTGCCACTACTACGCTTCCAATTTTGGGCAACAGGGAGCCGGTTACCAAGACAGTTGATGGCAAACAGGTTACCGATACCGTATACTCTACTATACCGGCATTTAAATTTGTAAACCAGTATGCCGATACCATAACCAATAAAAGCCTGGATGGCAAAATATATGTGGCCGATTTCTTTTTCACTACCTGCCCGTCCATTTGCCCGGTAATGCACCGCAATATGCTTAACGTATATAAGGAATTTAAAGCCGATGATAATTTCAGGATCATATCCCACACCATCGACCCTAAATATGATACCGTGCCCGTATTAAAAAAATACGCCGACAAAATGGGTATCAGCGGCAACACCTGGTGGCTTTTGCATGGTACCAAAGAAGAAACCTACCAGATAGCTAAAAACTACCTGGTGTCGGTGCAGGAAAAAAATCCGCAGGGAGAATATATACACGATGGTTACTTTATTTTGGTTGATAAGCAAAAAAGGCTACGCGGCACTTATGATGGTACCGACCCGGCACAGGTAACCAAGCTAATTGCCGATATTAAAACACTAAAAACCGAACCCGATCAGGTTGCAGCTAAATGAAATTAGCGTTTATAACAGGTATCGGCTTACTAGTCATCGCTGCCCTGGTAGCTTCTTGCCAGAGCGATGAACAGGTTGAATTTAACCGCTATTATTCTGGTGGGAGTGTGTTATACTTAGCCCATTGCCAAAATTGTCATGGCGAAAAAGGCGAAGGCCTGCAGGCGTTGATCCCTCCTCTTACCGACTCTGTTTTTATGAAACAGAGCAGAGCGTCGCTGGCCTGTTATATCAAAAACGGGCTCAAAGGAAAAATAGCTATAGCGGGTCGCGAGTTTGAAGGTGAAATGCCTGCCGCTGCCGATCTTTCGCCCATTGAAGTAGCCAAAGTATTAACTTATGTTACCAATTCTTTTGGCAACAAGCAGGGTTTAGTAAACCTTCAACAGGTTGAGGCAAATTTGAAAAATTGCAAATAGGCTCTGGCTATAAAGGGTGTCATGCTGAGCTCCGTCGAAACATGGTGGGCAGGCCTCTGCGCTCTACCCTTCGACGGGGCTCAGCATGACACTCTAAGGTGTTTTACTAACAAATTGAACGTCAGTTTTGCTATCAGAGCGTAATACGCTTTGCTGCCTGAACCGGCGGATATACAATTGGGCAATGCTATCCAGTGCGGCATTCCGTTGCTTACTTGGTTTTCCAAAAAAGGTAGCCACCTTGGTTGGTTCGGTTATGGTTACTTTTGTTTTGGTATCCTTCCAGCGTCCGTCGGCATT encodes:
- a CDS encoding GH1 family beta-glucosidase, whose translation is MELTDLDTPLQQQLFGPDFAWGVSTAAFQIEGSHDADGKGESVWDAFTNKKGKILNADHARTACDFYNRYEEDIDLIKQLHIPNFRFSISWSRLLPNGTGEVNQAGIDYYNRVINYCLEKGVEPWITVYHWDLPQILEQKGGWTNREVIGWFSEFTTLCAQSFGDRVKHWMVMNEPVVFTGAGYFFGIHAPGRSGIRNFIPAIHHVVLSITTGAKILRELVPGAQIGTTFSCSQIEPATDKPRDVAAAVRADALINRLFIEPILGMGYPVKELPILKTIQKYVLPGDEDNMHFDFDFIGIQNYTREIVKYSFFTPYINAKMVKAEDRKVEQLTAMRWEVHPPSIYHMIKKFDAYPQIKSIIVTENGAAFPDVVNEGKVDDPQRLHYLQNYIRQVLKAKNEGCKVNGYFIWTLTDNFEWAEGYHPRFGIIYVDHDSQQRIVKASGRWYGEFLSVE
- a CDS encoding DinB family protein, encoding MKTHFIKLFNYNRFANDLLLKAITDAHVPPKPLQLFAHLLTAEQVWYDRCHGLPNKFTSPWFDYTIEECTQLVPECHDRWISYLNDLTNADFDRLIKYQNFRGDYFQDSLADILTHVINHGTHTRAQIGQQLRLAGAESLPITDYSYYLRLLRSDI
- a CDS encoding SCO family protein, giving the protein MKNLICAFIIIAFYSACKPGNTATTTLPILGNREPVTKTVDGKQVTDTVYSTIPAFKFVNQYADTITNKSLDGKIYVADFFFTTCPSICPVMHRNMLNVYKEFKADDNFRIISHTIDPKYDTVPVLKKYADKMGISGNTWWLLHGTKEETYQIAKNYLVSVQEKNPQGEYIHDGYFILVDKQKRLRGTYDGTDPAQVTKLIADIKTLKTEPDQVAAK
- a CDS encoding c-type cytochrome encodes the protein MKLAFITGIGLLVIAALVASCQSDEQVEFNRYYSGGSVLYLAHCQNCHGEKGEGLQALIPPLTDSVFMKQSRASLACYIKNGLKGKIAIAGREFEGEMPAAADLSPIEVAKVLTYVTNSFGNKQGLVNLQQVEANLKNCK
- a CDS encoding DUF3574 domain-containing protein; protein product: MKKNTYRLLPVLFCLSLASCATYQRTDLFFGRDIPDGGQVSEQQWKNFSDSVISHFFPEGYTEWNADGRWKDTKTKVTITEPTKVATFFGKPSKQRNAALDSIAQLYIRRFRQQSVLRSDSKTDVQFVSKTP